The Pyrus communis chromosome 2, drPyrComm1.1, whole genome shotgun sequence genome includes a window with the following:
- the LOC137724316 gene encoding protein UNUSUAL FLORAL ORGANS, producing MEAFHPSLTFPFSYTFTTTTSALGGVIAENIDTSCPNPWMDARIWSKLPHRLVDRVIAFLPPPAFFRARCVCKRWYALLFSNTFLQLYLEVSPRRHWFLFFKNKNLNGSYIYRNNNNGGNNGDSNRGDTNCEGYLFDPYEIAWYRLSFALLPSGLSSASSSGGLICWISDEAGPKTLILCNPIVGTVSQLPPTLRSRLFPSIGLSVSPTSIDVTVAGDDLISPYAVKNLTAESFHIDAGGFFSLWGINSSLPRLCSFESGQMVNVQGRFYCMNYSPFSVLAYDVPANNWWKIQAPMRRFLRSPSLVESRGKLLLVAAVEKSKLNVPKSLRIWGLQACGTTWVEIDRMPQQLYVQFTDLENGSGFQCVGHGEFITIMILGSDKALLFDMCRKRWQWIPPCPYVHAGVDGDLHGFAYEPRLATPVTGLLDQLTPIPFQAFSG from the coding sequence ATGGAAGCTTTTCATCCTTCTCTCACATTTCCCTTCTCCTACACCTTCACTACTACTACTAGTGCACTTGGTGGTGTCATTGCTGAAAACATCGACACATCATGTCCTAATCCATGgatggatgctaggatatggaGCAAGCTCCCCCACCGGCTCGTCGACCGTGTCATCGCCTTTCTCCCACCGCCGGCCTTTTTTCGCGCTCGATGTGTCTGCAAGAGGTGGTATGCCCTCTTGTTCTCCAACACCTTTCTCCAACTCTACCTCGAAGTGTCTCCGCGCCGTCATTGGTTCCTCTTCTTCAAGAACAAGAACCTCAATGGAAGCTACATATACAGGAACAACAACAATGGAGGAAACAATGGTGACAGCAACAGGGGTGATACTAATTGTGAAGGCTATCTTTTTGATCCTTATGAAATTGCATGGTACCGCCTTTCGTTCGCTTTGCTCCCCTCCGGCCTTTCCTCTGCTTCATCTTCCGGCGGTTTAATCTGTTGGATTTCGGACGAGGCTGGCCCGAAGACTCTCATTCTATGCAACCCAATTGTTGGTACTGTGTCTCAGTTGCCTCCTACTCTAAGATCAAGACTCTTCCCTTCCATAGGGTTGAGTGTCAGCCCTACATCCATTGATGTAACTGTTGCTGGAGACGACTTGATCTCTCCATACGCTGTGAAAAACTTGACTGCCGAGAGCTTCCATATCGACGCAGGTGGGTTTTTTTCGCTGTGGGGAATCAATTCTTCCCTCCCAAGGCTCTGCAGTTTCGAATCAGGTCAAATGGTTAATGTTCAAGGAAGATTCTACTGCATGAACTACAGCCCTTTCAGTGTCTTAGCCTATGACGTGCCAGCAAACAATTGGTGGAAGATTCAGGCCCCCATGAGAAGGTTCCTGAGGTCTCCAAGCTTGGTGGAGAGCAGGGGGAAGCTTCTTTTAGTTGCTGCAGTTGAGAAGAGCAAGCTCAACGTGCCGAAAAGCTTGAGGATTTGGGGGTTGCAGGCTTGTGGAACAACTTGGGTTGAGATTGATAGGATGCCTCAGCAGCTCTATGTGCAATTTACTGACCTGGAGAATGGGAGTGGGTTCCAGTGTGTTGGACATGGAGAGTTCATCACCATCATGATTCTGGGTTCGGACAAGGCGTTGCTGTTCGATATGTGCAGGAAGAGGTGGCAGTGGATTCCACCGTGCCCTTATGTTCATGCTGGGGTTGATGGGGACTTGCATGGCTTTGCTTATGAACCCCGGCTCGCTACGCCGGTCACTGGGCTGCTTGATCAGCTGACTCCAATTCCGTTCCAGGCTTTCAGTGGTTAG